Genomic window (Methyloprofundus sp.):
GTTGCCGACAATAAGCCGCCTGGGATTGCCCTGATGCTTGCCAGTGCTCTATGTGAGTAGACCAGAACGTTTCAGCCCGTACTTTTTCTAATGCCGCCATTTAAAATCCCCGTGGTATTTAATGATGGGAATAGTGTTGCATTAATGTGAGCAGCTGGGAATTACGCTGAGAATTGAGCGCTTACAAATTTTTCGTTATTTAAAAATCCCCCTATACGCCCAAGAAAGTCCCCTAATATTTCTGGAGGAAGTCTGTATGTAACTAAAAAAGCCCAACATATAAAGCCAAATATAATAAGCCCTATCAAATTTCCAGTTTGAGCTAAATCATATAATGCATCTATAAGTCGTATCGCAACATCAGCATAGTTATTTTCTTTAACCTTCTTAGTTTTTTCTTTAGCCATCTGATCCCTATAGACACATCAACAAAACTTTCTATTTTAACTTAAGAAATATATATTGACAAACATATAAATACTTATCTATATCAACTTAAAGCACATAACGCCAAATTCAGTGGCCGCTGGCAGATGTTCGATGAACTCTGCAAACACTCTGAACTTTGAAAAAAAATGACTTCTGAAAACGAACTGCGCTGCCAGCGGTCGACTGGAATTTTTTGTTATAACTTTGATTTAATTACAGCTGTTGCCGTTATCGAACTCGCAATGCCAATAAAAAAACTTAAAAATTGCATGAATACAGTAGTTCGAATACCCGAATTAGTGTGAGATAACAATAACTGATTGGTATCCACTAACGCTTTGTTAGAAGAAATTAGTTGTTTATTTAAATTGTTTAAATCCAACAGTTTCTGCACCATTATTCTTTCAGAAGTTGTCAATTTGCCATTATTAATATGATCTATTAGTTGCGTTACTTCCTTTAATCTTCTTTCTGACTTTTTAGACAACTCTATAGAATTATCAAGGTTATCCTTAACAATTTTTACTTCGTTCTCCGAAGGCATTGAGTTGTATGAAATACCTCCAGCTATACCGATACCAACAACCATAATTATAATTGCTATTGCATATTTAATGACTATGCGAAAAAATCGTTCAAGCCAATTTAGAGCGTACTCTGCAATGACTTTAATTTCTTTTTTCAAACTACGATACCAAGTATTTTCTTCATCCATTGTTTATCTGTATGACCTTGTAGTTATAACGCCAGCTTCAGCGGCTGCCGTAAGGGGCATGGCTTTTGCAGCTTTTTCTTTTTGCAAAAGACATGACGCTTATGGCAGTCCGCTGGAAGCTATTGGTACGCCCAGCATGGGCGTAAACTAATGGGGTGAAAGTCCCCTGTAGGAGAACCTACTTTACCCGTTATTTTAGGGTGATTATAACTACTAGCCGACGGCAATTGCAACTTCGCGAGGTGTTGTGAGAAGGAAGCCCGAGTGCAAAACTACGAGCCTATGTACAAGAATGTCATACAAGGCCGAGTCTCAGGGGTGAGTTAGCCAATGATAACGAAACCCACAGGTTCGCGAGATACGGTAAATGGCAAGGCAGTGTCGTGACAGTTTACGCTTTTATCTGGGGAGATCTGTTTAACAAGCGATGTCAGCTTATTGTATGAAATGAGTCAGTGGGCAACTGATTTAAATGTCCAGGAGTCCCGATGGCTATCCATCGGTGAACTAGCGAATACGATAGCAACGCAATAAGTGCGCATAGCGTCTGTTAGGGCAACCTTGCAGATGATTAAACAGAAGTCAGCAGACGGCATAGTAGCCAAATGCCCAGCGTAATGGCTGGGACAGGGTGAAGGCCTGAACATTAGATGAGGAGCAGCCCGCTCTACCTTTGGCATAAGTCAGGCGGTAGATGAATTGGTAGCGAGCCTCAAACATTAACCCTTTATTTACTTTAATCATGTTATTTGAACAAGTATTATCCTCCGACAACCTACGCAACGCATGGCAACGTGTGAAGCAAAATAAAGGAGCAGCAGGTGTCGATGGGTTAACGATTGAAGATTACCCCGTGTGGATACATCAGCACTGGGCGGATATTCAACGAGGATTGCAACAAGGCTATTATTGCCCGTTGCCTGTTAAGCGCGTGGAAATACCTAAGCCCAATGGCGGTATACGCCTATTAGGCATTCCTAGCGTACATGACAGAGTGATCCAGCAAGCCATCACACAAGTTTTACAGCCACTTATAGATCCTGATTTTTCAGATCATAGTCATGGGTTCCGTCCAAACCGCTCTGCACACGATGCTGTTAAATCGGTGCAGAAAGGAATCAAAGACGGCTATGGCTATGCCGTGGATATTGATTTATCCAAGTTTTTCGACAAAGTCGATCATGACTTATTGATGAACCGACTCGGCAAATGGGTGACTGATAAACAACTGCTGGTACTGATTGGAAAATATCTGCGTGCTGATGTGAGCATTCAAGGAAAGCGAGAGCCAACACGCCGTGGCGTGCCACAAGGTGGACCGCTATCGCCCTTACTCGCGAACATTATGCTGGATGATCTTGATCGTTATTTAGAAAGCAAAGACTATCGTTTTGCACGTTACGCGGATGATTTTGTTATCAGCGTCAAATCCTTACAAGAAGGAGAACGAGTTAAAGCCGAAGTCACCGCTTATCTAGAAACGCTCAAGCTTCCTATCAACACAGAGAAAAGCCAAGTGGTCAGTAGCAAACAGCTTAACTTTCTTGGCTTTGCTTTTAAAGGCAAGAAGATAGTCTGGAGTCCGAAAAGTTTAGCCAACTTCAAACATCGCGTTCGTGAATTAACGGGGCGTTCGTGGGGAGTGAGCTGGATTTATCGGTATGAAAAACTCAGGCAGACTATTCAAGGCTGGGGAAACTACTTTGGGTTGAGCGAATATTACCGACCGATTCCGTTACTGGATCAATGGATACGGCGACGTATCAGGATGTGCTATTTAAAACAATGGCGTAGGATACGCACTCGTATCCGCAACCTAATGCGATTAGGCGTGTCCAAATCAGTGGCAATTAGTTTAGGTATGAGCTCAAAGGGATATTACCGCCTAGCGAAAACCAAGGCGGTACAGATTGCTTTAAATAACAAATGGCTCAAATCGCAAGGTTTAGTCTCGATTGAAGAGCAATGGGTTAAGTTCCATTATTCATAATGGCGATGAACCGCCCTGTGCGGAGCCGCATGCAGGGTGGTGTGGGGAGGGCTGGAGAGAAACTAGCCCTTACCCGATTTAGGCGCTCTTAGCTTATAATGTATAAACACAGTTAATTATTATGCGATATCTAAAATAAAACCGCAACCAGTCTATTTTTGTCTATTATCATTAAGCATCCCCCCCAAAATATGTTTGGCATCACGAAACCTACTTTGTAGCCGCACTAGTTGATCTCTACAGTTTCCTGTTTGATCAAGTTCTAAGCATGATTCAAGAATTAATAGATCATTTATATTCTCTTCTAGTTTACTCTCGATTGATTGGAGCTCAGCTATAGATACTTGCAACATCCCAGGGGCGGTTGCTAATAGATTTTGATCAGGAGTAGCATTTTTTATTCCATAAAAAGCGAGTGCAGCGATAACAACTGAACCAGTCAATCGTAAGGTTCTTTTCTGATTCTTTTGTCCAGAAGTTTGCTCGAAAAATGCATCGCTGCTCTTGTATAGCACTATTCCAATTAAGGTCGCTATCAACGCCCATGCAACGGGTAGAAATAAAATCACGTAGTCTTGCATCACATTTACCGTCGCTAGAATAATCGCCCGAAGGGCATCTTAAAATTAAAATTTGATGGAGATGACGAACGTGGTGAACGTTCAGCTGCATTTGACGAAAACTCTCTGAATTTGGCCATCAATCCTTGCGTAATCTCATCATCTGAGTACGTCGCGCCAATTAAGTCCCTTTTTCCTTCTTTTACCTTAC
Coding sequences:
- a CDS encoding RNA-directed DNA polymerase, with amino-acid sequence MLFEQVLSSDNLRNAWQRVKQNKGAAGVDGLTIEDYPVWIHQHWADIQRGLQQGYYCPLPVKRVEIPKPNGGIRLLGIPSVHDRVIQQAITQVLQPLIDPDFSDHSHGFRPNRSAHDAVKSVQKGIKDGYGYAVDIDLSKFFDKVDHDLLMNRLGKWVTDKQLLVLIGKYLRADVSIQGKREPTRRGVPQGGPLSPLLANIMLDDLDRYLESKDYRFARYADDFVISVKSLQEGERVKAEVTAYLETLKLPINTEKSQVVSSKQLNFLGFAFKGKKIVWSPKSLANFKHRVRELTGRSWGVSWIYRYEKLRQTIQGWGNYFGLSEYYRPIPLLDQWIRRRIRMCYLKQWRRIRTRIRNLMRLGVSKSVAISLGMSSKGYYRLAKTKAVQIALNNKWLKSQGLVSIEEQWVKFHYS